The Gossypium hirsutum isolate 1008001.06 chromosome D02, Gossypium_hirsutum_v2.1, whole genome shotgun sequence region AAGAATAATGATTAAggcctttttttttccttttttatcttCTCTTTTCCTTATCTTTTTGTCATTTTAAAAGCAAGCATTATAGTATAATATCTCATTATAGTTGTAACTCATCTTGTTGGAAAGTGGTAAATTATACCCAAAATCTTTGTTCTTTTTAATCAATGTTTCTTCCTCGGTCTTTGAACAtacattataaattatattattaaattattaataatttacgttttaatcacttatttttaaaaaattattaaaaaaattattaaattatttaaaaattttcatttaattcactagactattaaaattattgttgtataaTATTCTTTGTTCAGATCATTTTTATTAATCAAAAGTTCTAATTCCTTttctcttttataatttattttttttcatgaaacaactttaaatttcgcgaatttacaaattaaaacttGAACAAATTTTTTTGATCTTCGATACTAACCGTCAAATCAATTTGGatctaaaatatattattctaCTTATCAATAACTTCACTAGccgaatttagaaaaaaaaaaaattataagttaaatgacttaaataaaaaattttaaataatttaataaatattttgtaactttctaaaataaaataatttaatgaactTCAATGTCATTTACTCTTAAACatccttttttcttctttatgaTATGCATGTTACAAGGCTATATACAGCAATAAATCATATAAATAATCACGAAAGTTGCATCAAAAAATTGTAAATGGGAAAAAGAGTACGAAAATGATGCAAAAATAACAGcactagaaaaattaaaaaacatggcTTGCATTGTTGTTGGTAAACTAAAGGTGGGTTTGAATAGGCGATTGGGtgtggtgcgtttagcttactttttgtttcacgctacagtatcgctacaatatctaatctcaccgccaccgctttTTTTTACACTAACAGcaagtaaacgcaccgcccatcgaAACTCACCCTAAGAAGCCTAATTCTACAACTACCCTACCCTTTGCAAATGAATAAATCCCAAGCTGTTATGGTGAAAAAAGACAACCATTAAGCACTTCACATGAAAAGCCTTTTATGGCCAGAGACTGGCACGATATATGAAATATAGCCAACATGAGCCTCTCTGATTGCACCCAAAGCTCAATACCTAGTTATCCCTTAGTCGGTGTggtagaaaaatatatatgaatgaaaGATTATTTTTAACTTATCAAGATTATCAACCCTACATTTTCACAGCACTAATGAATTCCCAATGGTTGTTGCAGTTTACACACGTTACGTATGTTGTCCTAGGTTCATCTGCACTCCTAGTCTGCATTTGATAGAAACTGGTTTCCCGTTTACCACAACGACCACACTTAAATTGATCGGTTGTAGCCTTTGGTGCAGCATCACGCTCGCAATAAGATAgagctttttcttttatttctttattctcgCGTTGCCTTTGCTCGCTGGCCATTTCTTCTGGGGTCATAGTGATAAGCCTTTCCGGATTCACTTCTCCTAGAAGAACTTTCCTCCTTAAGTCTGGATTTTTCGGATCATTCATGTTGAACATTATCGATCTATATTTAATCTTGTTGGTGCCATTTGATTTACCCATCTTCCTGAACATCACAGATTCCACAGTTACCGCAACCCAGATGGGATCACAAGCGTTCACTTGATCCAACATGTCTTCATCAGTCTCACTGGGAACTTTAGACAAGGCCTCTACTAGAATCTCCCGAAATTTATCACGCAAAGGATCATTACATTTGACCAATGTCATCAACTTTGGAGCACTCTTCGCCTTTGTTTTCCCGTCGATATAAATCTTCTTAATCTTACCAGTCTCTCCGAGATTTATCTTCTCAGCCATTGCTGTATTTCCATCTGCTTCCTTTTTCTCAACCTTGACAGCACTAGCAGTGCCATTTTTCTTACCCTTGGAAGCCTctttaataacaatttttttccataactcCAGCAAATCTGAAGCCATTCTATGAATCTTCTCCGTAGGATGCTTTGTGAGAGGTCGAAGCTTTCTCTCAACCttcgtaaaaaaataataagaggGTATCGTAAATGAAGTTGttaaaaatcatattattaaggtaaaaatatcatggaggCCCCTGCAATTAGTCTTTGTAGTTAGATCAAATGGAAAACTGATCATTTTGGTTAATAGTAGAGATTGATGGAATTTCTAATAGAAGGATAAGGACTATTTTACCAATTTTTTTGAGTAAAAAgagcaaaatgcaatccgactccatgatacttttacctactACAAGATATTACATGAAGAAAAgggcaaaattttttaaaaacactacCTACACTAGTTCTCCTAAGTCCTAACATCGTATTCATCCACTTTTCTATCATTCCTTCTATATCGTTAGTCAAAATCATACTAAAAAGTGAGAACCTTACTATGGTAAAAGCATAATACATTCAAAGTATTTCTATCTTTTAACTGTCCAAAGATTTTAAAAAGCAGCAATATCAGACTTCAAATTGTGAATTTCTGGGTGTGCGCAAAATCAAACAATTCATGCAATCTCTAATTTtttgataaatatcaaaattatacatgaactttgattcaaTGTGCAAATTAGtacataaaatttgattttatgcaGTTACacaccttaaaccttaaactttgattttgatccAATTGTtcacatttaaataaatgaatgcatcaatttattttatattggatttacaaaaatttaatcaaatcaaaatgtcaaagcataaaattgaaaaaaaatcaaatttcatgccCTAATATTTTTTCACCTAACATAGTTGATTATACTTAACTGATCACAAAGAAAACAATTAAACCACCTTTCCACAGTTTGTAAACTGCACTGCtagcacatacatacatacatccaTGTATCcaagcatgcatgcatgcatgcatatagTTAAATTCTCAATCAAACAAATACCAAAATTTTGTAGTGAAAGAATTTGATTTCCCTCCTAATCCGCAgtcacaaaaattaaaacaaggtAAAAATCTATACAGGAAATTCTTCATTGAtcggaattttatttttaaaatgaaaaaaaaaagggagtaaAACATATATTGATTTCGGAGAAAGTGAAAAACCTGAGTAGAAACAAGAATGTCGTAAGTGACAGGGAAAGTCTTGAGCTGGTTCAAGGCGTCGACGCATCTAGAAACTTCGGGACCCTTGGAGGAAACGGCATCGAAGGCGGCGGCGGCAGCCAAATCCGCGGCTTTCCTGGCTGCGTCAAACAATTCCACGAGCGCTCTCTCCATTCGCCGGAATAGAATTTAAACCTAAAGAGTGAATAAAAAGGTAAGAGAGATGTGGAGGGCTTTCCTGCCGTTGTTTTACCTTTTTAAAAGCGGAGGATGCCGTTGAAGAGAAACCAAACCGAGAAGGAGAAGGTGTTTTAGTCCGGTtacgagtgttggaggaggattgGGTCAAATATCAAGGCATATGGACCGGAACTAACATATCCCTTGGATCTTAGGGAATGGCCGGTCCATTATTGAGCTGGCTTCCTTTATTTCATTTGGGCTTTGCCGCTGCCCTTTTCTCTTATCataggaaaattttacaaaaaaaccTTTTAAATTCCTAATATGGGTTTTTGTAAATTATATtaaaggtcactaaattattaataaatttatattttagttatttaattttaaaatattacaaaatagcaattaaattattcaaaaaattttatttaagttattgagtTGTTAAATCCGATGTTGCATGGCTTTCTCTGTTATCGCTATCTGCACCAATCGAAAGCATTTATTCCTCTTCTcttctttgtttaattttttttatgaaatagttttaaatgttacATATTTGTAAGCTAAAGTTCAAGTAGCTTTCTTCTTCGATCTCTAACATTAACTATCAGATCGACTTAGATCTAATATATATTCTTCTATTCATTGATGGATACTGAATCACTATAACAATCATctaatagggtacgaggcattaccagaacacatacacttgtaaacgtattgaaCCAAGTTAtaaaattctattaattattaaaactttcaaattattaacatgcttttataattcttcacaatataAATAATGCAATATTTCCTACCAACCACaatcaagcttccgataatcatctCACTGCATCTAATAATtgtacatattaccaataataattcaatttcaataataaaacacatatctaTATAATATTCATCATTAAATATaattcactttaattaaaattatatagaatatagttcatacgaactcaccaggctaaattgcagaaataccaaaatttagggacattttggtaattttctattttttcgaAGTTCCACCCAATCtagatctaaattaatatttcattcaatttactaatttaaataataaaacaattcatttcatgcaattggtcactttttgacatttttacaaatttacccttaaagtttcacatttgttcaatttagtccctgaacctaaaacatgtaaattggtcatttttaatgaaaactcaca contains the following coding sequences:
- the LOC107903762 gene encoding transcription elongation factor TFIIS produces the protein MERALVELFDAARKAADLAAAAAFDAVSSKGPEVSRCVDALNQLKTFPVTYDILVSTQVERKLRPLTKHPTEKIHRMASDLLELWKKIVIKEASKGKKNGTASAVKVEKKEADGNTAMAEKINLGETGKIKKIYIDGKTKAKSAPKLMTLVKCNDPLRDKFREILVEALSKVPSETDEDMLDQVNACDPIWVAVTVESVMFRKMGKSNGTNKIKYRSIMFNMNDPKNPDLRRKVLLGEVNPERLITMTPEEMASEQRQRENKEIKEKALSYCERDAAPKATTDQFKCGRCGKRETSFYQMQTRSADEPRTTYVTCVNCNNHWEFISAVKM